A genomic segment from Orrella daihaiensis encodes:
- the lptM gene encoding LPS translocon maturation chaperone LptM produces MTVAASRFARHSRCIVAPVLLASLIGCGYRGPLYLPPPPDTISGQGSVLENPETNIPPESKNPSLEPAPIVIE; encoded by the coding sequence GTGACCGTAGCCGCATCTCGCTTTGCTCGCCACAGCCGCTGTATTGTCGCGCCGGTGTTGCTTGCTTCCTTGATCGGTTGTGGCTACAGGGGTCCGCTTTATCTACCGCCACCACCGGATACCATCTCCGGTCAAGGCTCTGTTCTAGAGAACCCTGAAACCAATATTCCACCCGAATCTAAAAATCCGTCGCTAGAACCTGCGCCGATCGTCATTGAATAG
- a CDS encoding penicillin-binding protein 1A produces MSKSTPKDRSAGIAAASSSSPWIVRFFMKLFVLGLAGAASVALLLVIALSIAWPNLPDLTAMTDYRPRVPLRVFTADKVLIGEFGEERRNVLRFNEFPDVLKSAVLAAEDDGFYQHGGIDWAGVVRAGLANVAAMSKTQGASTITMQVARNFYLSSEKTYTRKFYELLLTYKIESSLTKDQILELYLNQIYLGRRAYGFAAAARTYFGKEVSELTAAEAAMLAGIPKAPSRFNPVTNMVRAQARQRYVLGRMHELGYLTNAEYQAALAEPIVLNAGKGTPAGGYAVHGEYAAELARQLMFSLYGEEVYSRGLNIYTTIQSTDQEWAWRSLRDGVLQYTRRARYPGPVAQLDLPAGLEKQPEQFDAWMDGVLEEYPDAAGFRTAVVLSANPKSVTLARASDEIITIDDKKILAVISRSLNPKADDQMRMRRGSIVTMTRLENGQWEILNFPEVEGAMVAMTPQDGAIRAMVGGFDFFSGKFNRVTQAWRQPGSSFKPFIYAASLERGMTPTTLISDQPFMLTAEQTGSGEDWNPKNYGNEYDEELTMRQAMAKSRNMVSIRILQAITPQYVQDYITRFGFQPEKHPPFLPMALGAGSVTPLQMAAAFSVFANGGYRVTPFLIDYVTDSENNVLMRAKPTIAGDAAARVLDPRTVYVMNDMLRGVAQFGTAARAGREIGRRDLAGKTGTTNDSVDAWFAGYTPRLVGVAWLGFDQPKSLGSRETGGGAALPIWMGYMKKALEKFPEEPPGPPPSGLIVNGEAMFFAEYPPNESISRVGLDQPKESIDELLESLNMSGNSSAVTPAPITN; encoded by the coding sequence ATGAGCAAATCTACCCCCAAAGACCGTTCTGCCGGCATCGCAGCCGCTTCGTCATCGAGCCCCTGGATCGTCCGGTTCTTTATGAAACTGTTCGTACTCGGCTTAGCCGGTGCGGCCAGTGTCGCCTTGCTGCTCGTGATTGCCTTGTCCATTGCCTGGCCCAACCTGCCAGACTTGACAGCAATGACTGACTATCGCCCCCGAGTGCCACTGCGGGTCTTTACGGCTGACAAGGTCCTGATCGGGGAGTTTGGTGAAGAGCGTCGCAACGTTTTGCGATTCAATGAGTTTCCGGATGTGCTGAAGTCTGCGGTGCTGGCCGCTGAAGATGACGGTTTTTATCAGCATGGCGGCATCGACTGGGCTGGGGTAGTTCGTGCCGGCTTGGCCAACGTGGCTGCCATGTCAAAAACCCAGGGTGCCAGCACCATTACCATGCAGGTTGCGAGAAACTTCTACCTGTCCTCAGAAAAAACCTACACCCGCAAGTTCTACGAACTGCTGCTGACATACAAGATTGAATCGAGTCTGACCAAAGACCAGATTCTGGAACTTTACTTAAACCAGATTTATCTGGGCCGTCGCGCATACGGTTTCGCGGCAGCAGCCAGAACATATTTCGGCAAAGAGGTCTCGGAGCTGACCGCTGCTGAAGCGGCGATGTTGGCTGGCATTCCCAAGGCGCCCTCGCGATTTAACCCAGTGACCAACATGGTGCGCGCACAAGCTCGTCAACGGTATGTGCTTGGCCGCATGCACGAACTAGGCTACCTGACCAATGCTGAATACCAGGCCGCGCTTGCCGAGCCTATCGTCTTGAACGCAGGCAAGGGTACGCCGGCGGGCGGTTATGCGGTGCATGGCGAGTACGCTGCCGAATTGGCGCGACAGCTGATGTTCTCGCTTTACGGTGAAGAGGTGTACTCACGTGGTCTAAACATCTACACCACGATTCAGTCCACCGACCAAGAGTGGGCGTGGCGTTCATTGAGAGACGGTGTGTTGCAGTACACACGTCGTGCGCGCTATCCGGGCCCTGTGGCACAACTTGATTTGCCAGCTGGACTAGAAAAGCAACCGGAGCAATTTGACGCATGGATGGACGGTGTGCTGGAAGAGTATCCGGATGCGGCTGGATTTAGAACCGCTGTGGTTTTGTCGGCCAATCCGAAATCGGTCACGCTTGCTCGTGCATCTGATGAGATCATCACCATTGATGATAAAAAGATCCTCGCCGTCATTAGCCGATCCCTGAATCCGAAGGCTGACGATCAAATGCGCATGCGTCGCGGCTCGATCGTCACCATGACCCGCCTGGAAAACGGTCAGTGGGAAATCCTGAACTTCCCAGAAGTCGAGGGTGCCATGGTGGCCATGACACCCCAAGATGGTGCCATTCGAGCAATGGTCGGGGGTTTTGATTTCTTTAGCGGCAAGTTCAACCGCGTGACTCAGGCTTGGCGGCAGCCAGGCTCTTCCTTTAAGCCCTTTATCTATGCCGCGTCTCTTGAACGCGGCATGACACCGACGACACTGATTTCTGATCAGCCGTTTATGTTGACAGCCGAACAAACCGGCTCGGGTGAAGATTGGAACCCCAAGAACTACGGCAACGAATACGATGAAGAGCTCACCATGCGCCAGGCCATGGCCAAGTCACGCAACATGGTGTCAATCCGCATCCTGCAAGCCATCACGCCCCAGTACGTGCAGGACTACATCACCCGGTTTGGGTTTCAACCAGAGAAACATCCACCGTTTTTACCCATGGCGCTTGGCGCAGGTTCAGTCACACCGCTACAAATGGCAGCCGCCTTCTCGGTATTTGCCAATGGCGGCTATCGGGTCACCCCGTTTTTAATTGACTATGTCACCGACTCAGAAAACAACGTGCTGATGCGGGCCAAGCCCACGATCGCTGGCGATGCCGCAGCACGCGTGCTTGATCCTCGCACGGTCTACGTGATGAACGACATGCTGCGTGGCGTGGCACAGTTCGGCACAGCCGCCCGTGCTGGCCGCGAGATTGGTCGGCGCGATCTCGCCGGTAAAACCGGAACCACCAACGATTCTGTGGATGCCTGGTTTGCGGGCTACACACCACGGCTAGTAGGCGTTGCCTGGCTCGGGTTTGATCAACCCAAATCCCTTGGTAGCCGCGAGACAGGTGGTGGTGCTGCGCTACCCATCTGGATGGGCTACATGAAAAAAGCGCTGGAGAAATTCCCAGAAGAGCCACCGGGACCACCACCTAGCGGCTTGATTGTTAATGGTGAGGCGATGTTCTTTGCTGAATACCCACCAAACGAGTCGATTTCACGTGTCGGGCTCGACCAACCAAAAGAATCGATTGATGAATTGCTGGAGTCGCTAAATATGAGCGGCAACAGCTCGGCGGTCACGCCCGCACCGATTACAAACTAA
- the cyaY gene encoding iron donor protein CyaY, whose amino-acid sequence MTETEFDELISGILDRIETHADDWYDKLDVDVDTKREANVLNMLFNNKTPVVINSQAPMQELWVAAPSGGFHYRFDGQHWKDTRGGPDLHEALSQIFSDVTGHTIQIQL is encoded by the coding sequence ATGACGGAAACAGAGTTTGATGAACTAATAAGTGGCATTCTAGACAGGATTGAGACCCACGCAGACGATTGGTACGACAAACTCGATGTCGATGTTGACACCAAACGTGAAGCGAATGTTCTGAACATGCTGTTCAACAACAAAACCCCTGTGGTCATTAATAGCCAAGCGCCGATGCAAGAGCTCTGGGTTGCAGCACCAAGCGGCGGGTTTCACTATCGCTTTGATGGTCAGCACTGGAAAGACACACGTGGTGGTCCCGATTTACATGAGGCATTGTCGCAAATATTCTCCGATGTCACGGGACACACGATCCAGATTCAGCTCTAG